One window of Methanogenium organophilum genomic DNA carries:
- a CDS encoding ABC transporter ATP-binding protein → MDEEIIRYENVSIVFDEKTIIDHFSLTVCKGEKVILRGPSGSGKSTLLKMAQGYARPHAGMVFYRTHEIDADTAWKIRQETAYISQDTDIGEGNVRELIAGVFAYAANKKVPYETSLNEYLTLFSLDETILDKDFRSLSGGEKQRIAIIISLLLGRTIFFLDEITAALDGLMKSRVAEYFLSHDDWTVIAISHDDAWYRDNVRIIPVGGN, encoded by the coding sequence ATGGACGAAGAGATCATCAGATATGAAAATGTATCCATCGTGTTTGATGAAAAAACAATAATCGATCATTTTTCCCTCACCGTATGCAAAGGTGAGAAGGTCATTCTCAGGGGGCCCTCCGGCTCCGGGAAATCAACTCTTCTGAAGATGGCACAGGGGTATGCAAGACCACATGCCGGCATGGTTTTCTACCGGACGCATGAGATTGATGCGGATACTGCATGGAAGATACGGCAGGAGACCGCGTACATTTCACAGGATACCGATATTGGGGAAGGAAATGTCAGGGAATTAATTGCAGGCGTCTTTGCATACGCGGCAAACAAGAAGGTTCCATACGAAACCTCCCTGAACGAATACCTCACCCTGTTTTCTCTGGATGAGACCATTCTGGATAAAGATTTCCGCTCGCTTTCCGGCGGGGAAAAACAGAGAATAGCGATTATCATCTCACTTCTCTTAGGACGGACGATCTTTTTCCTTGATGAGATCACAGCGGCCCTTGACGGCCTGATGAAGAGCCGAGTGGCAGAGTATTTTCTTTCCCATGATGACTGGACCGTCATTGCCATATCACACGACGATGCCTGGTACCGTGACAATGTCCGTATCATTCCTGTAGGAGGAAACTA
- a CDS encoding winged helix-turn-helix transcriptional regulator — MSLKGTIITIVAIVIIAYAHQASVNSNIIVTPSADPPDLTREDVVYVVEWWELPLKSHIVSFIGINIPILIPFANLLAILSGAFLGVRQIEKKNILENERRTKIYQEIQKNPGIIATEMETVTGIKRSSLRHHLEILEREGLVISQKITKQRHYFENHHTYSPEYQLARSLLNGETTRDIFSYITAHPGCTQKDLSAYAKVSGPTISWHIDKLRSGNLVTIEKEKNFHHYFPGETAEYFINNYSSG; from the coding sequence ATGAGTCTTAAAGGGACAATCATTACAATCGTAGCTATTGTAATCATTGCCTATGCCCATCAGGCTTCAGTAAATTCGAATATTATTGTCACACCAAGTGCAGACCCCCCTGATCTTACCAGAGAAGATGTGGTGTATGTTGTCGAATGGTGGGAGCTTCCGTTAAAATCTCATATCGTCTCATTTATTGGTATAAATATCCCGATTCTGATACCGTTCGCAAATCTCCTCGCAATACTATCGGGTGCTTTTCTCGGTGTTCGTCAGATTGAAAAGAAAAATATTCTGGAGAATGAACGGAGAACGAAAATATATCAGGAAATACAGAAGAATCCTGGCATAATAGCAACCGAAATGGAGACGGTAACCGGAATTAAACGCAGTTCCCTGCGGCACCATCTGGAAATCCTGGAACGGGAAGGGTTAGTAATTTCCCAAAAAATCACAAAGCAACGCCATTACTTTGAAAATCACCATACATACAGCCCGGAATACCAGCTCGCCAGATCTCTTCTGAACGGTGAGACTACCCGTGATATTTTCAGCTATATAACCGCACATCCCGGCTGCACGCAAAAAGATCTCTCGGCATATGCAAAGGTATCCGGACCCACAATCTCATGGCACATTGATAAACTCCGTTCCGGCAATCTGGTAACAATAGAGAAGGAGAAGAATTTCCATCATTATTTTCCCGGGGAGACGGCTGAATATTTTATAAATAATTACTCCAGCGGATAA
- a CDS encoding tetratricopeptide repeat protein, with protein MAVIILSAGCMDYIPALVNNHIITDDNVTHQKWQSEFLEDREKFKTNPENPLEWTLKGMDIAATHGHEEALEYYDIAIELDPEYAFPYYEKAFSLFILQRTDEAEECLDKAVEINPQYKPLAKKLRSDFIREES; from the coding sequence ATGGCAGTGATTATCCTGTCAGCCGGATGTATGGACTACATACCTGCGCTAGTAAATAACCATATAATAACGGACGATAACGTAACCCATCAGAAATGGCAGTCAGAATTTCTGGAAGATCGGGAGAAATTCAAGACAAATCCTGAAAATCCCCTCGAATGGACATTAAAAGGAATGGATATTGCTGCTACGCATGGGCATGAAGAAGCACTGGAATATTATGATATCGCAATTGAGCTTGATCCAGAATATGCATTTCCGTATTATGAAAAGGCATTTTCGTTATTTATTCTGCAAAGAACTGATGAGGCCGAAGAGTGCCTTGATAAGGCCGTTGAAATCAACCCTCAGTATAAACCGCTTGCCAAAAAATTACGGTCTGACTTTATACGGGAAGAATCGTGA
- a CDS encoding winged helix-turn-helix transcriptional regulator — protein sequence MDLKGAIIAIVCIVIIAYANQAAVNSNIIVTPSVDPPDLTREDVVHVLEWWELPLKSHLTSFIAIHIPILIPFGSLLAILSGAFLGVRHIEKKNILENERRTKIYQEIQKNPGIIPTEMEAVTGIKRSSLRHHLEILEREGLIISKKITKQRHYFENHHTYSPEYQLARSLLDGETTRDIFSYITAHPGCTQKDLSAYAKVSGPTISWHIDKLRSGNLVTIEKEKNYHHYFPSKTAGSFVHASSV from the coding sequence ATGGATCTGAAGGGGGCAATCATTGCAATTGTATGTATTGTGATCATTGCCTATGCCAATCAGGCCGCAGTAAACTCGAATATTATTGTCACTCCGAGTGTAGACCCCCCGGATCTCACGAGAGAAGATGTGGTGCATGTTCTCGAATGGTGGGAACTTCCGCTAAAAAGTCATCTCACCTCATTTATAGCCATACATATCCCAATTCTGATACCGTTCGGCAGTCTCCTTGCAATACTATCAGGTGCTTTTCTCGGTGTCCGGCATATTGAAAAGAAAAATATTCTTGAGAATGAACGGAGAACGAAAATATATCAGGAAATACAGAAGAATCCAGGCATAATACCAACCGAAATGGAGGCGGTAACCGGAATTAAACGCAGTTCCCTGCGGCACCACCTGGAAATCCTGGAACGGGAAGGGTTAATCATTTCCAAAAAAATCACAAAGCAACGCCATTACTTTGAAAATCACCATACATACAGCCCGGAATACCAGCTCGCCAGATCTCTTCTGGACGGTGAGACCACCCGTGATATTTTCAGCTATATAACCGCACATCCCGGCTGCACGCAAAAAGATCTCTCGGCATATGCAAAGGTATCCGGTCCCACAATCTCATGGCATATTGATAAACTCCGTTCCGGCAATCTGGTAACAATAGAAAAAGAGAAGAATTACCATCATTATTTTCCCAGTAAGACGGCTGGTTCTTTTGTACATGCGAGTTCAGTCTGA
- a CDS encoding tetratricopeptide repeat protein, giving the protein MKRNGSSGNLIRPEQGDGSACGKKERGKNMKAIWYLFTIGVILAAIALSAGCTDYMPSPVGGYMITDNNVTHQKWMSEYLEDPEKFKTNPENPLEWTLKGMSSVAAGGRHEEALEYYDIAIGLDPEYAFPYYEKAFSLLILQRYDEGEECLEKAVEINPQYEPLAKRIRSDFIRKES; this is encoded by the coding sequence ATGAAACGAAATGGATCTTCAGGGAATCTTATTCGTCCTGAACAGGGGGACGGGTCTGCCTGCGGAAAAAAGGAGAGAGGGAAAAATATGAAGGCAATATGGTATTTGTTCACCATTGGTGTGATACTTGCAGCCATTGCCCTGTCAGCCGGATGTACTGACTACATGCCTTCGCCGGTAGGAGGCTATATGATAACGGACAATAACGTCACCCATCAGAAATGGATGTCAGAATACCTGGAAGATCCGGAGAAATTCAAGACGAATCCTGAAAATCCCCTCGAATGGACATTAAAAGGAATGAGCAGTGTTGCAGCGGGTGGTAGGCATGAAGAAGCGTTGGAATATTATGATATCGCAATCGGGCTTGATCCAGAATATGCATTTCCGTATTATGAAAAGGCATTTTCGTTATTAATTCTGCAGAGATATGATGAGGGTGAAGAGTGCCTTGAAAAGGCTGTTGAAATCAACCCTCAGTATGAACCGCTTGCCAAAAGAATACGGTCTGACTTTATCCGGAAAGAATCATGA
- a CDS encoding glycosyltransferase codes for MKVSVVIPTYNEEKNIGRCLESLCNQTMNRTEYELIVVDGNSKDATRDIARKYADQVIIQTRAKVGGARNDGADLATADIIATTDGDCVLPPEWIETVYQEFAAHPEAAAIYGTVYPLEYTIKNRINLGLANTFSRLGYYTKLLYYTLGCNTAFRRDAFMKIGGYKVCDAGDDLEIARRVVHEGTVRFCPKMRVAFSMRRYDQFGTLKSLYEWVHIVRKGGDSDECQYSKREYQ; via the coding sequence ATGAAAGTTTCAGTAGTTATTCCGACATACAACGAAGAGAAAAATATCGGCAGGTGCCTTGAATCGCTCTGCAACCAGACGATGAACCGAACAGAGTACGAACTCATCGTCGTGGACGGCAATTCAAAGGATGCGACGCGTGATATTGCCCGGAAGTATGCAGACCAGGTCATCATTCAGACCCGTGCAAAGGTGGGGGGTGCGAGAAACGACGGGGCCGACCTTGCGACAGCTGATATTATTGCGACGACAGACGGCGACTGCGTCCTGCCTCCGGAATGGATCGAGACCGTCTATCAGGAATTTGCAGCCCATCCGGAAGCAGCGGCCATTTACGGGACGGTCTATCCCCTCGAATACACCATCAAAAACCGCATCAATCTGGGCCTTGCAAATACCTTCTCCCGGTTGGGATACTATACAAAACTGCTCTATTACACCCTTGGGTGCAATACCGCGTTTCGCAGAGACGCCTTCATGAAAATTGGCGGATACAAGGTATGTGACGCCGGAGACGACCTCGAGATTGCCCGGCGGGTCGTCCACGAGGGTACTGTCCGCTTCTGCCCGAAGATGCGGGTTGCCTTCTCCATGCGCCGGTATGACCAGTTTGGAACCCTGAAATCACTCTATGAATGGGTGCATATCGTGCGGAAAGGCGGTGACTCGGATGAGTGCCAGTATTCAAAGCGTGAATACCAGTAA
- a CDS encoding ferredoxin domain-containing protein — MNPETRAAGMVADLMVLSARTAPKGKGTDSISAVVKTGDELKSLAEEMKRIGERDEIGFFIRDAGNIESSDACVIIGCEGGTILGLNCGGCGFATCKEMADAWSERDRNQPFSGPNCVIKMADLGIALGSAVKTASIHNLDNRIMYSAGVAALSLGWLPGCSVAYAIPVRAAGKNIYFDRKA, encoded by the coding sequence ATGAATCCAGAAACCCGTGCGGCAGGAATGGTCGCAGACCTGATGGTCCTCTCTGCACGGACCGCCCCGAAAGGGAAGGGAACTGATTCCATCTCAGCCGTTGTAAAGACCGGCGATGAACTGAAATCCCTCGCTGAGGAGATGAAACGGATTGGAGAACGCGATGAAATTGGATTTTTCATCCGTGATGCAGGAAATATTGAATCCAGTGATGCGTGTGTGATCATCGGATGCGAGGGTGGCACAATACTCGGTCTTAACTGTGGCGGATGCGGGTTTGCCACCTGCAAAGAGATGGCTGATGCGTGGTCTGAGCGGGACCGGAACCAACCATTCTCCGGGCCAAACTGTGTCATTAAGATGGCAGATCTGGGCATTGCCCTCGGGTCTGCGGTGAAGACCGCATCCATCCATAACCTTGATAACCGGATCATGTACTCCGCAGGTGTGGCAGCACTGAGCCTTGGCTGGCTTCCGGGGTGCTCGGTTGCATACGCGATACCGGTCCGGGCGGCGGGAAAGAATATCTACTTCGACCGGAAGGCGTGA
- a CDS encoding GHMP family kinase ATP-binding protein: MPIMKIRGGDLDLVEYEFTAFPPGEDIKTLGYEKDYSLTISEEPVTVRVPARIHLTVLDMNRFAPNRPGGGGFGFALQIYSTATVECIPSGIEINYTRVPMLRHLVAVLQKVTGYTGGFRISVVDHERKHVGLGSTGTVLTAVAHAINVAIGSPLTTKELRLLVGHNYVEETETGEVVEGFETGVGPAAVAYGGMAVMGDELTLVSCHPFAKDKNVFIIIPPVEADAAGESEFNVLMNRARVLDYRDRELKAYLVLMDLIPALIHDDLRRAGDVVWEIEFRGSKRAEVEHNSFIIYQYMSRLRDAGFEFVAMSSVGPTIAVVTESSREDVEAVLKPLGIEIAIETKVDNDGIKVI, encoded by the coding sequence ATGCCAATTATGAAGATTCGTGGGGGAGACCTTGATCTTGTTGAGTATGAGTTCACGGCGTTTCCACCAGGTGAGGATATCAAGACCTTGGGATATGAGAAGGACTACTCCCTTACCATTTCAGAAGAACCTGTCACCGTTCGTGTACCGGCGCGTATCCATCTTACTGTCCTTGATATGAATCGGTTTGCACCAAACCGACCCGGAGGCGGTGGATTTGGGTTTGCACTTCAGATATATTCCACAGCAACGGTGGAATGCATTCCATCCGGTATTGAAATCAACTATACCCGTGTGCCGATGCTCCGTCATCTGGTGGCTGTCCTCCAGAAGGTCACCGGCTATACCGGTGGATTCAGAATTTCCGTCGTTGACCATGAACGAAAACATGTTGGTCTCGGGTCTACAGGGACAGTACTGACAGCGGTGGCACATGCCATTAATGTCGCCATTGGCTCTCCCCTCACAACTAAAGAGCTTCGTCTTCTGGTAGGACATAACTATGTTGAAGAGACTGAAACCGGAGAAGTCGTAGAGGGATTTGAGACCGGGGTCGGGCCTGCTGCGGTTGCGTATGGCGGGATGGCTGTCATGGGAGATGAACTGACTCTCGTCTCCTGCCATCCCTTTGCGAAAGATAAAAATGTGTTCATCATTATTCCTCCGGTGGAGGCAGATGCCGCAGGGGAGAGTGAATTCAATGTCCTGATGAACCGGGCACGTGTGCTGGATTATCGTGACCGTGAACTCAAGGCATATCTGGTTTTAATGGATCTCATCCCTGCCCTGATTCATGACGACCTGCGCCGTGCCGGAGATGTGGTCTGGGAGATAGAATTCCGTGGGTCAAAGCGTGCGGAAGTGGAGCACAACAGTTTCATCATCTACCAGTATATGAGCCGTCTCAGGGATGCAGGGTTTGAATTTGTAGCGATGAGTTCGGTTGGCCCCACCATTGCGGTAGTCACAGAGTCATCCCGTGAGGATGTAGAAGCCGTCCTGAAACCTCTGGGAATAGAGATTGCTATTGAAACAAAAGTGGATAATGACGGCATCAAAGTAATCTGA
- the gltA gene encoding NADPH-dependent glutamate synthase: MNRRPVEERLRDFNEVATGLSKESAVLEAKRCMGCPKPLCVDGCPVSIDIPGFINAIAEEDFRKASRIVKADNMLPAICGRVCPQEAQCQGTCILGKKGKPVRIGDLERFVADWERENGVEAPETAPTTGKHVAIVGSGPAGITAASECLRAGHEVTIFESLHEAGGVLTYGIPAFRMPKGIVKFEIDQVLALGAELKLNHIVGRSVAVDELLAYDAVFIGTGAGLPYFMGIEGENYGGVYSANEFLTRVNLMHADKFPEYDTPIIRGSRVAVVGGGNVAMDSARVARRLGAKVYLIYRRREDDLPARAEEIENAVQEGVEFVCCANPTKILGGPEVQGIECNRMDMCELDESGRPIPRPCTGVDSTFTLDVDVVIEAIGQGPNPLLAGLIPDLKRGRRGNIEVDEDGRTSIPHVFAGGDIATGAATVIWAMGSAKKAAASINKMLSEN, from the coding sequence ATGAACCGCAGACCTGTCGAAGAACGCCTTCGGGACTTTAACGAGGTTGCAACAGGACTTTCCAAAGAGTCCGCGGTCCTTGAAGCGAAGCGGTGCATGGGATGTCCAAAGCCCCTTTGTGTAGACGGATGCCCGGTCTCAATTGACATTCCGGGTTTCATCAATGCAATTGCAGAAGAGGATTTCAGAAAAGCCTCAAGAATTGTTAAGGCAGACAATATGCTTCCTGCCATATGCGGACGTGTCTGTCCCCAGGAGGCACAGTGTCAGGGCACCTGCATCCTCGGGAAAAAAGGAAAGCCGGTACGTATCGGCGATCTGGAACGGTTTGTTGCTGACTGGGAACGTGAGAATGGTGTTGAAGCACCGGAAACCGCACCCACAACCGGAAAGCATGTTGCAATCGTCGGTTCAGGCCCTGCAGGCATCACTGCCGCATCTGAGTGTCTTCGTGCCGGCCATGAGGTCACTATCTTTGAATCCCTGCATGAAGCAGGTGGTGTTCTGACATACGGAATTCCCGCATTCCGTATGCCAAAAGGCATTGTCAAATTCGAGATCGACCAGGTGCTTGCCCTTGGTGCCGAACTGAAGCTGAACCATATTGTCGGAAGAAGTGTCGCTGTTGATGAACTGCTCGCCTATGACGCAGTATTCATCGGTACCGGTGCAGGACTTCCCTATTTCATGGGAATTGAGGGGGAAAACTACGGCGGGGTATATTCCGCAAATGAGTTCCTTACCCGTGTGAACCTGATGCATGCCGACAAATTTCCTGAATATGACACCCCTATCATCCGGGGGAGCAGGGTGGCAGTCGTTGGCGGCGGCAATGTCGCAATGGATTCGGCCCGTGTCGCCCGCAGGCTGGGGGCAAAGGTATACCTGATCTACCGCCGCCGTGAAGATGACCTGCCTGCCCGTGCAGAAGAAATCGAGAACGCCGTCCAGGAAGGAGTGGAATTTGTCTGCTGTGCCAACCCGACCAAAATACTGGGCGGCCCGGAAGTGCAGGGAATTGAGTGCAACCGGATGGATATGTGCGAACTGGATGAGAGCGGGCGGCCCATCCCCCGCCCATGCACGGGTGTTGACAGTACATTCACTCTGGATGTGGATGTTGTTATCGAAGCCATTGGACAGGGCCCGAACCCGCTTCTTGCCGGCCTGATTCCTGATCTGAAACGGGGCCGCCGCGGCAATATTGAGGTTGATGAGGACGGGCGCACGTCCATTCCACATGTCTTTGCCGGTGGGGATATCGCAACCGGTGCTGCAACGGTTATCTGGGCAATGGGGTCTGCAAAGAAGGCAGCAGCATCCATCAACAAGATGCTTTCAGAAAACTGA
- a CDS encoding sulfide/dihydroorotate dehydrogenase-like FAD/NAD-binding protein — MYKIVKRDQIADNIFEYWINAPHVTKNGCAGQFVVIRIDEHGERIPLTISGIRGDDVRIVFMAVGKTTQQLAALQEGESIQDIAGPLGTPSEVKKWGRCAVIGGGVGIACLPILARELREAGNEVTGIIGARNEGLLLLEDELRNACDELVICTDDGSKGHHGFPADILKEKVAAKELDAVWIIGPAIMMKITSMATLNTGIKTFVSLNPIMVDGTGMCGSCRVTIGGETKFACVDGPEFDAHQVDWDELMNRQRTYTGQEKESLEHYHEHKCRCGDH; from the coding sequence GTGTATAAAATAGTTAAACGGGACCAGATTGCTGACAATATCTTTGAATACTGGATCAATGCACCTCACGTCACAAAAAACGGGTGTGCCGGACAGTTTGTTGTCATTCGTATCGATGAACACGGGGAGAGAATCCCCCTGACCATTTCTGGCATTCGCGGGGATGATGTCAGGATTGTCTTCATGGCAGTCGGAAAAACAACCCAGCAGCTCGCGGCACTGCAGGAAGGAGAGAGTATTCAGGATATCGCAGGCCCACTGGGGACACCATCTGAAGTGAAGAAATGGGGCCGATGTGCCGTAATTGGAGGCGGCGTAGGGATTGCCTGTCTCCCGATTCTCGCACGTGAACTCAGGGAAGCCGGAAATGAAGTCACCGGTATTATCGGTGCCCGGAATGAAGGGCTCCTCCTGCTGGAGGATGAACTCCGCAACGCATGTGACGAACTGGTCATCTGTACGGACGACGGCTCAAAGGGTCACCACGGATTCCCTGCGGACATCCTCAAAGAGAAGGTTGCCGCAAAGGAACTGGATGCAGTCTGGATCATCGGGCCTGCCATTATGATGAAGATTACCTCAATGGCAACACTCAATACCGGCATCAAGACATTTGTCAGCCTGAATCCCATCATGGTGGACGGTACCGGCATGTGTGGTTCATGCCGGGTGACGATCGGCGGTGAAACAAAATTTGCCTGTGTTGACGGACCGGAATTTGATGCACACCAGGTTGACTGGGATGAGCTGATGAACCGCCAGCGCACCTACACCGGACAGGAGAAGGAATCACTTGAACACTACCATGAACACAAATGCCGGTGTGGTGATCATTAA
- the arcS gene encoding archaeosine synthase subunit alpha: MSLFERTVRDGMGRTGKYTSGDTVVATPGIIDPKEMFPDLFTHPFANTPPEFPEKVRWPKPIQYTGILNALVGEKPDGSEDSAVIFPGCHTLFDNPRRFTELLIALKEKYSMDTAWYAPASALPSNAAILIYCGFDLFDYRAVDLMTVRGMFCTPDGEFSYDKVREAGLCTCEGCRQNDLGLHNRIALETEIATARWFIRSHVFREFIEKRTRNAAWQVAVMRHLDATPAFSEPVVPIVRSTPFSANTADSLKRVEVHRFVDRVIERFIPTRTDTLVLLPCSARKPYSLSQSHRKFSYAIQNRAHELILTSPMGIVPRELEAIYPAGHYDIPVTGYWDREEREFIASSLARYLEKHQFGRIIAHLDEKTRLIAEDAAARAGVEIESTCANGRPTSPESLRYLEESLAGVRKIWPDAIRGTLSWQFDTDVNTSGLILKGRRGRRKVMKGRNQMFSIDESTGLLRPTMEGWGLVGGRYHIVIDDFIPQGDVLAPGILDADPAIREGDEVFVTGPRAEATGKAVMGAKEMMHSSRGVAVKLRKVKKG; encoded by the coding sequence ATGAGTTTATTTGAACGTACTGTGCGTGATGGCATGGGACGGACCGGAAAATATACGTCCGGAGACACGGTGGTAGCCACACCTGGAATCATCGACCCAAAAGAGATGTTTCCGGATTTATTCACCCATCCATTTGCAAACACCCCTCCTGAGTTTCCGGAAAAGGTCCGGTGGCCAAAACCCATCCAGTATACCGGAATTCTTAATGCCCTTGTGGGAGAGAAACCGGATGGGTCAGAGGATTCCGCAGTCATCTTTCCGGGGTGCCACACCCTGTTTGACAATCCCCGGCGGTTTACTGAGCTCCTGATTGCACTCAAAGAGAAATATTCCATGGACACTGCCTGGTATGCTCCGGCAAGTGCGCTCCCGTCAAATGCGGCGATTCTGATATACTGCGGATTTGATCTCTTTGATTACCGGGCTGTCGACCTGATGACGGTACGCGGGATGTTCTGCACACCAGACGGCGAATTTTCGTATGATAAGGTTCGGGAGGCCGGGCTCTGTACTTGTGAAGGGTGCAGACAGAATGATCTGGGGCTCCATAACAGAATCGCACTCGAAACCGAGATTGCGACAGCACGCTGGTTCATACGCTCGCATGTGTTCCGTGAATTTATTGAAAAGCGAACGCGAAACGCTGCGTGGCAGGTGGCTGTCATGCGGCATCTCGATGCAACACCAGCGTTCTCAGAACCTGTTGTTCCGATTGTTCGGAGCACACCATTCTCAGCAAATACCGCTGATTCCCTGAAACGGGTAGAAGTTCATCGGTTTGTTGACCGGGTGATTGAGAGGTTTATCCCTACCCGCACCGACACCCTGGTTCTCCTCCCCTGCTCGGCACGCAAACCGTACTCACTCTCACAGAGCCACCGTAAATTTTCGTACGCGATTCAGAACAGGGCTCATGAACTGATCCTTACCTCCCCCATGGGAATTGTACCACGGGAACTGGAAGCCATATACCCTGCGGGCCATTATGACATTCCGGTGACCGGATACTGGGACCGGGAGGAACGGGAATTTATCGCATCCTCTCTTGCCCGTTACCTCGAAAAACACCAGTTCGGACGCATCATCGCCCATCTTGATGAAAAGACCCGCCTCATCGCAGAAGATGCGGCAGCACGGGCGGGTGTGGAGATTGAATCCACCTGTGCAAACGGCAGGCCTACATCTCCGGAATCCCTCAGGTATCTGGAAGAAAGCCTCGCAGGGGTGCGCAAAATATGGCCGGATGCTATCAGGGGTACACTTTCGTGGCAGTTTGACACCGATGTGAACACAAGCGGTCTGATTCTTAAGGGACGCCGGGGACGCCGTAAAGTGATGAAAGGGCGCAACCAGATGTTCAGCATTGACGAATCAACCGGACTTCTACGCCCGACAATGGAGGGCTGGGGTCTGGTCGGTGGCAGATACCACATTGTCATTGATGACTTCATCCCCCAGGGTGATGTCCTTGCGCCGGGCATTCTGGACGCGGACCCCGCCATCCGGGAAGGGGATGAAGTATTTGTGACCGGACCACGTGCCGAGGCCACCGGTAAGGCAGTCATGGGTGCCAAAGAGATGATGCATTCATCCCGTGGTGTCGCGGTAAAGTTGCGTAAAGTAAAGAAGGGATAA